The genomic DNA GCCGTTCAGGAGGTCGGCGATGATGGACGCGTAATCCTTGGCCAGCTCCAGCTCGACGGGGATGCCGCTCAGTCCGGTGATGTAGTCGGTGAACGGCAGGTACTGCCGGTACATCATCAACGGATGGTTGAGTGTGATGACGCCCAGCCTGAGCGGGGGCTGGGGCGTCTGCGCGGCGAGGGCCGGGGCGGACAGGACCGCCAGAATGAGTATGAGGAATCGTATGATGCCGGACATTGCTCCCTTTGTCCCGTTGCCGTCAGAGCACCTGCATGACTTCGCAGGACGCCTTTCGGCTCAGGCAGCGGACCAGGCTGAAGGGGTTGTGCCTCCGTTTCCTGCCTCCCACCACCAGAAGTTGCGACTTGACGTGCCGGATGTGCTTGAGGATGCAATATAAGGGAGACTTCCACTCGATGTACAGCCGATAATTGATGTTCATGGATTCGGCCTTTCCCGTGATCCGGGCCAGGCGGCGTTCGACTTCGGGCCGTTCCACCTTCTGCGAGTAGGCGATGAAGTCCCGCCGGTCTCCCTCGGTGGCCAGGGAATCGATCATTCCGTAGTGGGAAAGGTTGTCCTCGACGACGTGGATGATGTCCAGGGAGGTCCTGTTGAGCGCGCAGTATTTGAGGGCGTAGTCTTCCGCGCGCATGCAGTGGGCTTCGCCGGTCGTTGCGAGAAGGATGCTGTCCATGTGTGCCTCCGATGATGAGTCCGGGACCGCGCCGACAACGGCGCGGTCCCGGCGATCCGTGTTGCCTCAGCCGTTGATCGCGATGGCGATTAACACAAGCCCGATCCCGAGAAGGCAAACCATCAGGTCCTGCTTGCGGCTGGAGGAAAGTCGCTTGATGTACTTGGTCATGGTGTACGTCCTTTTGTGGTTAGTTGATGAAATACAGCACGGCGATCAGCGCGAGGCCCGCCTTGAGCGACGCCACGGTGAAGCCTACGACGATTCCGGTCAGGCCCGCGGCCTTGAGGTCTGACAGGCGGGTGGTCAGGCCGATGCTGGCGAAGCCGAGGAGAAACGCCCATTCCATGAACACCTTGGCCGTCTTTGCGGCCGGGGCGGAGATCATTCCGGCGGTGTTCATGAGCACGATGGCGAGGAAGCCGAGCACGAACACCGGGAACTTGGAGACGATGATCTGCCACTTGTTGATGGATTCGCGCGAGGTGGTGGTTTCGCGCTGGCACGCCAAGATGGTCAGCATCAGGACCACGAAGGGCAGGAACAGGACGCGGCCGATGTTGTACACACCCGCGACCACGCCCGCTCCGTCGCTGAAGCCGAAACCGGCGGCGAGGACTTGGGCGGAGTTGATGATGCCCACGCCCGCAAACGCGCCGTACTGGGCGTCGCTGAGTTCCAGCATCCGGCCCAGGGGCGGAAAGACCACCAGGGCGAGCAGGCCGAACATGAGGACCACGGCGATGGAGTAGGCCATCTCCTCCTTCTTCGCGTTGACGGCGGGCGACACGGCGATGGTCGCGGAAACGCCGCACACGGACAGGCCTGCGGCCAGACATGCGCTGAGCGAGGGGGACACGTTCAGCTTCTTGCCGATCCACATGAGCAGAATGGCCGAGCCGAACAGGAAGGCGAAGATCAGGCCGAGGGCCTGCCCGCCCACCGTGACCAGGCCCGCCAGGGAATACTTTGCGCCCATGACGACGATGCCGGTCTTGGTCAGAATGGTGGAGAAGCGCAATCCGGGCTGCAACATCCCGGGCACGCCCACGGTGTTGCGGATGGCGATGCCCACAAGAATGGCCAGGATGAAGTCCTTGATGGTCAGGTACGTTTTGAAAAATTCGAACCGCAGCAGAAGCGGCGCGGCGAAATGGGCGAATACCGCCACCGAGATGACGAGCAGAATGCCCGGAAGGCTCTCCAACACCTCGTTGATGAATGCCTTTTGGACGTCGGTCCCGTCCATTGTCCTTGAATCGATAGTCATAAGTCCTCCCTGCGAAATGATGCTTTCATAAAGGCAACATGTGTGCCAGCGGAGTCTGCTTTCCTAACAGACTGAAATAGATGTACTTGTGTGTTTCTCGGAAGTCCCCGGCCTAGCTGAAGTGTTCCCGATCGGAAACATGGGCTGTTCTCTGTGTTCCGTCCTGGTAACGGTTTTT from Pseudodesulfovibrio thermohalotolerans includes the following:
- a CDS encoding universal stress protein; its protein translation is MDSILLATTGEAHCMRAEDYALKYCALNRTSLDIIHVVEDNLSHYGMIDSLATEGDRRDFIAYSQKVERPEVERRLARITGKAESMNINYRLYIEWKSPLYCILKHIRHVKSQLLVVGGRKRRHNPFSLVRCLSRKASCEVMQVL
- a CDS encoding YeiH family protein → MTIDSRTMDGTDVQKAFINEVLESLPGILLVISVAVFAHFAAPLLLRFEFFKTYLTIKDFILAILVGIAIRNTVGVPGMLQPGLRFSTILTKTGIVVMGAKYSLAGLVTVGGQALGLIFAFLFGSAILLMWIGKKLNVSPSLSACLAAGLSVCGVSATIAVSPAVNAKKEEMAYSIAVVLMFGLLALVVFPPLGRMLELSDAQYGAFAGVGIINSAQVLAAGFGFSDGAGVVAGVYNIGRVLFLPFVVLMLTILACQRETTTSRESINKWQIIVSKFPVFVLGFLAIVLMNTAGMISAPAAKTAKVFMEWAFLLGFASIGLTTRLSDLKAAGLTGIVVGFTVASLKAGLALIAVLYFIN